A region of Vigna radiata var. radiata cultivar VC1973A chromosome 6, Vradiata_ver6, whole genome shotgun sequence DNA encodes the following proteins:
- the LOC106764419 gene encoding abscisic acid receptor PYL2, which yields MHETSKVHSNTRKKHHMASTQHHVQGLTAEEETELEPVIKKYHLFEHCPNKCSSIISYRIDAPASTVWPFVRSFENPQKYKHFIKGCNMRGDGGVGSIREVTVVSGLPASTSTERLEILDDEKHVLSFRVVGGEHRLKNYRSVTSVNEFRKEGRVYTIVLESYIVDIPEGNTEEDTKMFVDTVVKLNLQKLGVVAMASSSSMHEQ from the coding sequence ATGCATGAAACATCAAAAGTTCACAGCAACACACGAAAAAAACATCATATGGCTTCAACCCAGCACCATGTCCAAGGCCTAACAGCTGAGGAAGAAACGGAACTAGAACCtgtgataaaaaaataccaTCTTTTCGAACACTGTCCCAACAAATGTTCTTCCATAATATCCTACCGCATCGATGCTCCGGCGAGCACGGTTTGGCCGTTCGTGCGAAGCTTCGAGAACCCTCAGAAGTACAAGCACTTCATCAAAGGGTGCAACATGAGAGGTGACGGTGGCGTCGGAAGCATAAGAGAAGTAACCGTTGTTTCTGGTCTTCCGGCGTCGACGAGCACCGAGAGACTCGAGATTTTGGACGATGAAAAACACGTGCTGAGCTTTAGGGTGGTTGGTGGCGAGCACCGACTCAAGAACTACCGTTCCGTTACGTCGGTCAACGAGTTCAGGAAAGAGGGTAGGGTTTACACCATCGTATTGGAATCGTATATCGTAGACATACCCGAAGGGAATACGGAGGAAGATACGAAGATGTTTGTGGACACTGTGGTCAAACTCAACCTTCAGAAACTTGGGGTGGTGGCCATGGCTTCTTCTTCATCCATGCATGAACAATAA